TTCTGCAATAAGTCTCATATGAGTAGCTCTAGCTAAGTTTACAAATGTTTTCATTAATTCCTGCTTAAATGAATCTTTATCTATATCTTTTACAAAAGATATATCAATTTTAATATAATTAGGTTTTGTTTCCATTAGGGTTTTAAGCCCTGAATAACCTGCCCCTGTGTCATCAATTGCAATTTTATATCCTTGATTAATATAATTTTCAAGAGCACTTTTGAAACTTTTATAATCTTCTATAGCAGTTTTCTCTGTAATTTCAAAGATAATTGAGTCCGGAGACATATTGTGTTTTTTTAAAAATTCTTTTGTAAATCCACTTTTAAATCTCTCATCTCTAAATATTTTAGGATCTACGTTTATAAACAGCAGCTTATTTTTATCAATTGAATTTGCCTTTTCAATGGCTTTTACCCTACACAAAAATTCAAGTTCCCATGTTTTATTATACTTTTCCGCAGCTGAAAAAAGTTTATCTGGAAAATATAAAGGTGAACCTTTAGGTCCGCGACTAAGTGCTTCGTATCCTATAACAAAACCATTTTTTAAAGAAATAATAGGTTGAAAAACTGTACTTATACTCTCTTCCGCTAATATTTTATTAAGTTCATTATCTATACTCATTTACAGCACCCCATTAATTTAACTTTAAAAAAAGTATACATTTTATAAGTTAAATATGAGTTAAACATAAGTTAAATATTCTCTAATTATCAGTTAAAAAATAACTTGACACCTGCAATGTTTAATACAACATTGCCTATATGATCGGCAAAGGTTATAATTACCTTAAATATATCAATTTGATTTGAAAGGAAGATAACATTGGATAAAGGAAAATATCATCATGGCAACTTAAAAGAAGAAATGATAAAAAAGGGAATTGAGCTTCTAAACAATAGTGGATATGAAGATTTTTCTTTAAGAAAAGTAGCTAGAATGTGCAGCGTGAGCCATACCGCACCTTATAAACATTTTAAAAATAAGGATGAACTCATTTCTGCAATCATTATGGAAGTATCAAAAAGCTTTGAAAACTCTCTAAGTGAAATTGTAAATAAATATCCTTCCGATCCAAAAAAACAACTTGTTGAACTCGGAAAACAATATGTAAAATTTATGATTGAAAATCCAGACTATTTTAAATTTATTTTCTTAAGTGATTTTAGTAAACCTGTAAATATAAGCAAAGATAATAATTCATTCTATGAAGGTGGAGCCTTTCAGGTATTTAAAAGAAGTGCCATTAATTACCTAAAATCTGTATATAAAAACACTACAGAAGAAAAGGATCTATCTTTAGACATATTAACCATGTGGAGTGTGGTACACGGTATTTCTGTATTGCTATTAAATAATAGTATAAAATATGATGGAGATTACATTGATTTAGTTGATAAAATGTTGAATGAAAAAATAATAAAAATATATGATACTATATAAATTGCCCTGTAACTCTTGCAAATAAAATAAGGCTATAAGCTAAAATTCTCATAGTCTTACTTATTTAAATTTCTAAGCTAACTGCTCAACTTTTTTTGCAGCTTTAAATACTTTCCTGCCGCTTACTATATCTCCAGTAGGACATACCTTTGCACATAAATGGCATCCCTCGCATTTATCTTCAATAAGCTGTGGTTTCCTAGATTCATAGTTCCATTTTATAGCTTGATGTCCCCCATCAAAACAAGATATATAACATCTTCCACATCCAACACAATTGTGATCTCTAAATTCAGGATAAATTATATACTCCCTTTCAAGTTTATCTGCATTTACTACATTTTTAACTGCCAATCCCACTAAGTCTTCTACTTTTTCAAATTTTTTCTCTTCCATATAATAGGATAATCCACTTATCAAATCTTTTATTATTCTATATCCATATTGCATAACAGCTGTGGTAATTTGAATATTAGATGCTCCTAGCAGTAAAAATTCTACTGCATCTTCCCAAGTTTCTATTCCACCTATTCCACTTATAGGGATTCCCTTTAGCTTTTCACTCTTAGCCAAGTCACTTATAAATCTAAGAGCTATAGGCTTGATTGCCTTTCCTGAATATCCAGACACAGCTGACTTTCCATTTATTATTGGATAAGGTGAGAACTTATCCAAATCAACCCTGGTTATACTTTTTACAGTGTTTATTGCAGCTATTCCATCTGCGCCGCCATATATTGAAGCTTCTGCAGGTATTACCATATTCCCTATATTAGGAGTCATCTTGGCAAGTACAGGAAGTGAAGTTCCTCTTCTTACAGCTCTGCAGTATTTCTCTACAAGCTCAGGATTTTGACCCACATCTGAGCCCATGGATTCTTCCACCATCTGAGGGCATGAAAAGTTACATTCAATTATATCTGCACCTGCTTTTGTAACTAACTCTGCCAGCTTAGTCCACTGCTTCTCATTTTCTCCCATAATGGATGCAACAATAACTTTATCTTTAAATTCTCTCTTCAATTTACTTATACATTCTAGATTATATTCTAAAGGATGCTCTGATATCTGCTCCAAATTTTTAAATCCTATAAAAGGAGTATTCTCTTTGCCTATTGCATCAAATCTAGGAGATACCTCATCTGCAACATAAAAGCCTATAGTCTTAAATACCACACCAGCCCAGCCCATATCTAGGGCTTTAGCGCACATTTCAAAGTTATTGCTAATTACGGAAGAAGACAAGAAAAATGGATTTTGGCACTTTACGCCGCAAAACTCTATAGAAAGGTCTCTCATTTTAAATTACCTCCTCAACTTTTAAGCTCTCTTCATGAAGAAATTTGTGTATCATCCTTATTTTTATGGGTCTATCTATTTTTCCCCTTATACAATTTCTCTGACAATACATATTATTATTGCATGCAAGACCACATTCACCAGATTTATCTAAGTCATCCATAAACTTATGACAGGCTCCTTTATAATTCTTAAATCTTAGAGACATTATAATGTCTGCTGCATTTTTTCCTCCCGGGCATGCTTTGCTGCAAGGTGGATCATAACATAAAAGACATCTAGAAACTTCTTCTATTATCTGACTAAATCTCATATCATTTTTCTTGTCCATATTAAGTCCTCCTATTAATTATCTCTTTATCTTTCTCTTTAAGAATTTTCCCCAACCAGGTTTTCCTACAAATTCTCCATCTTTAAATACAACCTTTCCTCTTGATAAAGTCATAACTGGATATCCTTTCAATTTAACTCCTTCCCATATGGTATAATCTACATCAGAATGCATATTATCCTTAGAAATTGTAAATTCCTTTTTAGGATCATAGATTACAATATCAGCATCTTTTCCTATTACAATACTACCCTTTTGATTATCACACCCAAATATCTTTGCAGGGTTTGCACTACAAACTTCTACTGCTTTATTAAATGAAATTCTTCCTTTATTTGCTTCGCTCAACATATATGGATACATATTTTCTATGCCCATACACCCATTGGGTATTTTTGTAAAATTATCTTTTCCCCAATCTTTTTCAGAGCTTTGAAATGGGCAATGATCTGTGGCTATAGTAGAAATGTCACCTGTTTTTATACCTTTCCATAGGGCATCTAAACTTTCTTTTCCTTTCATTGGTGGGGAGCATACAAAATTTCTACCGTCTTCTCTCTTGTAAACTTCACTTGTAAAATATAAATATTGAGGACAAGTTTCTGCATATATTTCATAACCTTCATCTTTCGCCTTCTTTACTTCTTCCATACCTTCCTTGTTTGCAAGATGTACTATATAAAGGGGAGCATTTAATGACTTTGCCCAGTGTATTGCCCTCTTATCTGCTTCTGCCTCTACAAATTCAGGTCTTGACATATAGTGATACCAGGCAGAAGTTCTACCTTCTTTCAGATATTTCTCCGTTCTTATGTCTATTAAATCAGGATTTTCTGCATGTACTGAAATAAGTGCTCCTGTTTCTTTGGATTTTTCAAGTACCTGGCAAAGTACTCCGTCATCTGCCATAAGTCCTTCCTTTTTATATACCATATATACTTTAAAGCTTGGCAGCCCGTAATCTACTGCGGCTTGAAATTCATCTAAAATTTCTGGTCTTAAATCAGATATAACTACGTGAAAAGCGTAATCTACACAAGCTTGTGGTGCACAGAGTTCATCTCGTTCCCTAGCTGTTTGAATTATGCCGTGCCCTTTCTGCTGAAGTGCAAAATCAAAAACTGTCGTTGTACCTCCACAGGCAGCAGCTCTCGTTCCTGCCTCATAGCTATCTGCAGATATGGTGCCCCCAAAGGGCATTTCAAGATGTGTATGTGCATCTATTGCCCCTGGTAATACATATTTTCCTTCCGCATTTATTATCTCTTCTCCACTGACCTCAATTTCTTTTCCTATAGCTGCAATTTTTCCATTCTTTATACCTATGTCTGCTTTATAAGTGTCTTTAGACGTTATTATAATTCCGTTTTTTATAATCAAATCCATAATTTATCACCTCATAAAATAATCTAAAAGCTTTGTTCTTCAAATTCTTCAGGCTGGCTATTAATTTTACCTGAATCTTTAGATCCTGCACTTAATAAATAATAAACAGCAAATGAAACTCCAAAGCCTACAAACCAAGCATAATTTACTATTCCACTTAAGCTAGGAACTATTTTGCCTATAAGAGCTGCAAAAATTCCTAAAACAAGTGCAATAATTGCCTTTGGATTAAACCCTTTCTTATAGGTGTACAATCCTTCTTTAAGATACAGATCTTTAAGATTTACCTTGGTCTTTTTTATAAGCCAGTAGTCACATATGATTATTGCAGCTACAGGTCCAAGTATTCCAGAATAAGTGTCAAGCCATGTATACACATATCCACTAGGATCTGCTAAAAGCTTCCATGGCATTATGAGTATTCCTATAATACCTGTAATAAGCCCTCCCATTTTAAAACTTATATGTTTCGGTGCTACATTTGAAAAATCATTTGCTGGTGAAACAATGTTTGCAGCAATATTAACAGAAAGAGAGGCAACTACTATACCAAAGAAACCTACTAACATCGCAAATGGATTTGAAAATTTCGATATTATATCTACCGGGCTCCACATACTTTTGCCAAATATTACTGCAGTAGCAGAAGTTATTATTATACCCATAGCAGAAAATACTGTCATAGTTATAGGAAGTCCTAAAGATTGTCCTATTAACTGCTCTTTCTGACCTTTTGCATATCTTGTGAAATCTGGTATA
The genomic region above belongs to Clostridium sp. AWRP and contains:
- a CDS encoding TetR/AcrR family transcriptional regulator yields the protein MDKGKYHHGNLKEEMIKKGIELLNNSGYEDFSLRKVARMCSVSHTAPYKHFKNKDELISAIIMEVSKSFENSLSEIVNKYPSDPKKQLVELGKQYVKFMIENPDYFKFIFLSDFSKPVNISKDNNSFYEGGAFQVFKRSAINYLKSVYKNTTEEKDLSLDILTMWSVVHGISVLLLNNSIKYDGDYIDLVDKMLNEKIIKIYDTI
- the hydA gene encoding dihydropyrimidinase: MDLIIKNGIIITSKDTYKADIGIKNGKIAAIGKEIEVSGEEIINAEGKYVLPGAIDAHTHLEMPFGGTISADSYEAGTRAAACGGTTTVFDFALQQKGHGIIQTARERDELCAPQACVDYAFHVVISDLRPEILDEFQAAVDYGLPSFKVYMVYKKEGLMADDGVLCQVLEKSKETGALISVHAENPDLIDIRTEKYLKEGRTSAWYHYMSRPEFVEAEADKRAIHWAKSLNAPLYIVHLANKEGMEEVKKAKDEGYEIYAETCPQYLYFTSEVYKREDGRNFVCSPPMKGKESLDALWKGIKTGDISTIATDHCPFQSSEKDWGKDNFTKIPNGCMGIENMYPYMLSEANKGRISFNKAVEVCSANPAKIFGCDNQKGSIVIGKDADIVIYDPKKEFTISKDNMHSDVDYTIWEGVKLKGYPVMTLSRGKVVFKDGEFVGKPGWGKFLKRKIKR
- the preA gene encoding NAD-dependent dihydropyrimidine dehydrogenase subunit PreA, with product MRDLSIEFCGVKCQNPFFLSSSVISNNFEMCAKALDMGWAGVVFKTIGFYVADEVSPRFDAIGKENTPFIGFKNLEQISEHPLEYNLECISKLKREFKDKVIVASIMGENEKQWTKLAELVTKAGADIIECNFSCPQMVEESMGSDVGQNPELVEKYCRAVRRGTSLPVLAKMTPNIGNMVIPAEASIYGGADGIAAINTVKSITRVDLDKFSPYPIINGKSAVSGYSGKAIKPIALRFISDLAKSEKLKGIPISGIGGIETWEDAVEFLLLGASNIQITTAVMQYGYRIIKDLISGLSYYMEEKKFEKVEDLVGLAVKNVVNADKLEREYIIYPEFRDHNCVGCGRCYISCFDGGHQAIKWNYESRKPQLIEDKCEGCHLCAKVCPTGDIVSGRKVFKAAKKVEQLA